Proteins found in one Oribacterium sp. oral taxon 102 genomic segment:
- a CDS encoding LicD family protein has product MNFPETYFDDEVREGFYVPGLMKRCWASGLQLLEELDRICRKHGLRWTIAYGTLLGAVRHRGFIPWDDDIDVFLLREDYEKLREVIGQELPAELAFVEGEKDTEHFGQVSAIGMSTHPILKGRLCLQKYHNFPFAAGMDIFVLDILAENEEEEQLRGAELGLLYSLQLETCKKDTESEAFQETLKRAEAALEMRFSPDRDLKEQIIEEQVKRNLRFQDSGSPYCSYMGIYIFDGRPIERYQRSWFENPVYLPFENTELPAPSGYLEMLELNYGSDYMTPQRGTASHNYPFYQEHMKKLEKSFDKTWLFRYRFSPDALLHEKLPPLRELCFGAFAQLRSLVQGITGEMVQAEPALGDCNAALQDCQSLAIQIGELVEKRYGAESCSVKALESCCEQLYQLYSLLNGAEEGDIAAALLCVQSGLDRAEECLREELRKLVVLLPSRAAHWESLRKLYRELKEDAEYDVRVIPIPYCFRDGYGALGAFRCERDAFPEDVECTDYHLFDFGAARPDCIVLNTPYDGCSFTTSVDPFFYAKNMKRFTNCLVYIPWFRTDEVSPEDPTAVEQMRHYVTAPGVVESDYTLVQSEEMRETYVKLLEEFSGEKKADWYAKILTEETGLRTLLSEDRP; this is encoded by the coding sequence ATGAATTTTCCAGAGACATACTTTGATGATGAGGTTCGGGAGGGCTTTTATGTCCCGGGGCTGATGAAGCGCTGCTGGGCAAGCGGGCTCCAGCTCTTAGAGGAGCTGGACAGGATCTGCCGGAAGCACGGGCTCCGCTGGACGATCGCCTACGGCACCCTGCTCGGCGCGGTGCGGCACAGGGGCTTCATCCCATGGGATGACGATATCGATGTCTTCCTGCTCCGGGAGGATTACGAGAAGCTGCGGGAGGTAATTGGGCAGGAGCTTCCGGCGGAGCTGGCTTTCGTGGAGGGAGAGAAGGATACGGAGCATTTCGGGCAGGTTTCTGCGATCGGGATGTCGACGCACCCGATCCTGAAGGGGAGGCTCTGCTTACAGAAGTATCACAACTTCCCGTTTGCAGCCGGCATGGACATTTTCGTCCTGGATATTCTCGCGGAGAACGAAGAGGAGGAACAGCTTCGGGGGGCGGAGCTGGGTCTACTGTATTCTCTTCAATTGGAGACATGCAAGAAGGATACGGAGAGCGAAGCCTTCCAGGAGACATTGAAGAGGGCAGAGGCTGCGCTGGAAATGCGATTCTCGCCGGATCGGGACCTGAAGGAGCAGATTATCGAGGAGCAGGTGAAGCGCAATCTCCGCTTTCAGGACAGCGGCTCTCCCTACTGCAGCTATATGGGGATTTATATTTTTGATGGAAGACCGATAGAGCGGTATCAGAGAAGCTGGTTTGAAAATCCGGTATACCTGCCCTTTGAAAATACAGAGCTGCCTGCGCCGTCCGGCTATCTGGAGATGCTGGAGCTGAATTACGGATCGGATTATATGACGCCGCAGCGCGGTACGGCGTCACATAACTATCCCTTTTATCAGGAGCACATGAAGAAGCTGGAGAAGAGCTTCGATAAGACATGGCTGTTCCGCTACCGTTTCTCCCCGGATGCTTTACTTCATGAGAAGCTTCCGCCGCTGCGGGAGCTCTGCTTCGGCGCGTTCGCACAGTTGCGTTCGCTCGTGCAGGGAATCACGGGGGAAATGGTGCAGGCAGAGCCGGCGCTTGGGGACTGCAATGCAGCATTGCAGGATTGCCAGAGCCTCGCGATACAGATCGGAGAGCTGGTCGAGAAGAGATATGGCGCAGAGAGCTGCTCCGTCAAGGCGCTGGAAAGCTGTTGTGAGCAGCTCTATCAGCTGTACTCGCTTCTCAACGGTGCGGAAGAGGGGGATATCGCAGCCGCGCTTCTCTGCGTGCAGTCCGGGCTTGACCGTGCAGAGGAGTGTCTCCGGGAGGAGCTTCGGAAGCTGGTCGTGCTTCTGCCGAGCCGCGCCGCACACTGGGAGTCGCTGCGGAAGCTGTACCGGGAGCTGAAGGAGGACGCGGAATATGATGTGCGGGTGATCCCGATTCCGTATTGCTTCCGGGATGGTTACGGCGCCCTCGGCGCGTTTCGCTGCGAACGGGATGCATTCCCGGAGGATGTGGAGTGTACGGACTATCACCTGTTCGACTTCGGCGCGGCGCGTCCGGACTGCATTGTCCTGAACACGCCCTATGACGGTTGCTCCTTCACGACGAGCGTGGATCCCTTCTTCTACGCGAAGAACATGAAGCGCTTCACGAACTGCCTCGTCTATATTCCGTGGTTTCGGACGGATGAGGTATCGCCGGAGGATCCGACGGCAGTAGAGCAGATGCGGCACTATGTCACGGCACCGGGCGTGGTCGAGTCTGATTATACGCTGGTGCAGTCAGAGGAGATGCGGGAGACCTATGTGAAGCTGCTGGAGGAATTCTCGGGAGAGAAGAAGGCAGACTGGTATGCTAAGATTCTGACAGAGGAGACAGGGCTTCGGACGCTGCTTTCAGAGGACAGACCCTGA
- a CDS encoding glutamine--tRNA ligase/YqeY domain fusion protein gives MADLERCLNGIEEGSRESKNFIEQLIDEDLREGVYDHVQTRFPPEPNGYLHIGHAKSILLNSGIAREYGGKFNLRFDDTNPMKEKTEFVDSIRRDVQWLGADFGDRMFFASDYFDVMYEKAMLLIRKGKAFVDELSADEIRAYRGDFTTPGRESPHRNRPIEENLRLFTEMREGKFRDGERTLRAKIDMASPNINMRDPILYRVAHIIHHNTGDKWCIYPMYDFAHPIEDAVEGITHSLCTLEFEDHRPLYDWVVRECEFPHPPRQIEFAKLYLTNVVTGKRYIKKLVEEGTVDGWDDPRLVTIAALRRRGYTPESLQQFVRLSGISKANSSSDYSLLEYCIREDLKLKRPRLMAVLDPVKLVIENYPEGEGELLEIPNNLENAELGSRQVPFSRELYIEREDFMIDPPKKYKRLYPGNEVRLMGAYFVTCTGYETDAEGNVTLVRCTYDPETKSGSGFEGRKVKGTIHWVEARTAGRVEARLYEQLIDEEKGKLNEDGSLNFNPNSLKVVRNCCVEPELLRARAYESFQFVRNGYFCVDCRDSAEGMPVFNRIVSLKSSFKLK, from the coding sequence ATGGCAGACTTAGAACGATGTCTGAATGGAATAGAGGAGGGCAGCAGGGAGTCGAAGAATTTCATTGAGCAGCTGATCGACGAGGATCTCAGGGAGGGCGTATACGACCATGTACAGACCCGTTTCCCGCCGGAGCCGAACGGCTACCTGCATATCGGCCACGCGAAGTCGATCCTGCTGAATTCCGGCATTGCCAGAGAGTATGGAGGCAAGTTCAATCTGCGCTTCGACGATACCAACCCGATGAAGGAGAAGACGGAGTTTGTCGATTCCATCCGGCGCGATGTACAGTGGCTCGGTGCGGACTTCGGGGATCGGATGTTTTTCGCCTCCGACTATTTCGATGTGATGTATGAGAAGGCGATGCTTCTGATCCGAAAGGGAAAGGCGTTTGTGGACGAGCTTTCCGCTGACGAGATCCGGGCGTACCGCGGCGATTTCACGACGCCGGGCAGGGAGAGCCCGCATCGGAACCGCCCCATAGAGGAGAACCTCCGGCTCTTCACAGAGATGCGCGAGGGGAAGTTCCGGGACGGCGAGCGCACGCTCCGTGCAAAGATCGATATGGCGAGCCCGAACATCAATATGCGCGACCCGATCCTCTACCGTGTGGCGCACATTATCCATCATAATACCGGAGACAAGTGGTGCATCTATCCGATGTATGACTTCGCGCACCCGATCGAGGATGCGGTTGAGGGTATTACGCATTCCCTCTGTACGCTGGAGTTCGAGGATCACAGACCGCTCTATGACTGGGTGGTTCGGGAATGTGAGTTCCCACATCCGCCGCGGCAGATCGAGTTCGCGAAGCTCTATCTGACCAATGTCGTAACCGGCAAGCGCTATATCAAGAAGCTGGTGGAGGAGGGTACGGTAGACGGCTGGGACGATCCGAGACTGGTTACGATCGCCGCGCTTCGCCGCCGCGGCTACACGCCGGAGTCCCTGCAGCAGTTTGTGAGGCTTTCCGGCATCTCGAAGGCGAATTCCTCCAGCGATTATTCTCTTCTGGAGTATTGTATCCGGGAGGATCTGAAGCTGAAGCGGCCGCGTCTCATGGCGGTGCTGGATCCTGTGAAGCTCGTGATCGAGAACTACCCGGAGGGGGAGGGAGAGCTTCTGGAGATTCCGAACAATCTGGAGAATGCGGAGCTCGGCAGCCGACAGGTGCCGTTTTCCCGGGAGCTCTATATCGAGCGGGAGGACTTCATGATTGATCCGCCGAAGAAATACAAGCGCCTCTATCCCGGCAATGAGGTGCGGCTGATGGGCGCGTACTTCGTGACCTGTACGGGCTATGAGACTGATGCCGAGGGCAATGTGACGCTGGTTCGCTGTACCTATGATCCGGAGACGAAGTCGGGCTCCGGCTTCGAGGGGCGCAAGGTCAAGGGCACGATTCACTGGGTGGAGGCGAGAACGGCAGGCAGGGTGGAGGCGCGTCTCTACGAGCAGCTGATCGACGAGGAGAAGGGAAAGCTGAATGAGGACGGTAGTCTGAATTTCAATCCGAATTCCCTGAAGGTCGTACGGAACTGTTGTGTGGAGCCGGAGCTGCTGCGGGCGAGGGCATACGAGAGCTTCCAGTTCGTGCGGAACGGTTATTTCTGTGTGGATTGCAGGGATTCTGCGGAGGGGATGCCGGTCTTCAACCGCATCGTGTCGCTGAAGTCCAGCTTCAAGCTGAAGTAG
- a CDS encoding adenylyltransferase/cytidyltransferase family protein, with product MTKVITYGTFDLLHYGHLRLLERAKQLGDYLIVGVTSEDFDKSRGKINVHQSLMERVEGVRATGLADEIIIEEYEGQKLDDIKRYDIDIFTIGSDWRGKFDYLEEYCEVIYLERTTGISSSSIRTVNSRLRLGIAGDSFVIPKFIRECSFVNGLELSGIYPKSPLLAAPRGTGSYEALLDCSDAVYIISPPALHYAQSREALSRGKHVLCESPVTLSRAQKQELQRLAKEKGCILMDAIKTAYSTAYSRLLLLAQSGKLGQITSVEATATSLRPIMGTSASQAWNSLASWGPTVLLPVFQLLGTAYRKKSIVSRLLPGRDAFDSFTKIDFLYADAVASVKVGKGVKSEGELIVSGTKAYIYVPAPWWKTDYFEVRYENPADNARYFYQLDGEGIRYEIVAFLKAIKTGKSSEYITQEVSNAICGVMEDFCSRKDFTELL from the coding sequence ATGACAAAGGTTATCACCTACGGAACCTTCGATCTCCTGCATTACGGGCACCTGCGCCTGCTGGAGCGCGCAAAGCAGCTGGGCGACTATCTGATCGTCGGCGTGACCTCGGAGGACTTCGATAAATCCCGCGGCAAAATCAATGTCCATCAGTCTCTCATGGAGCGAGTGGAGGGGGTACGCGCGACAGGGCTCGCAGATGAGATCATCATCGAAGAATATGAAGGGCAGAAGCTCGATGACATCAAACGCTATGATATAGACATATTCACGATCGGCTCCGATTGGCGGGGGAAGTTCGACTATCTGGAGGAGTATTGCGAGGTGATCTATCTCGAACGAACCACCGGCATCTCCAGCTCTTCGATCCGGACAGTGAACAGCAGACTCCGTCTGGGCATCGCAGGAGATTCCTTCGTCATTCCCAAGTTTATCAGGGAATGCTCCTTCGTTAACGGGCTGGAATTAAGCGGAATCTATCCGAAGAGCCCGCTGCTCGCCGCTCCACGCGGCACAGGCTCCTATGAAGCGCTTCTGGACTGCTCGGACGCGGTATACATCATCTCTCCTCCGGCTCTGCACTATGCGCAGAGCCGCGAAGCGCTCTCCAGGGGGAAGCATGTCCTGTGTGAATCCCCTGTCACGCTTTCCCGCGCACAGAAACAGGAGCTGCAGAGGCTTGCGAAGGAAAAGGGCTGCATTCTGATGGACGCTATCAAGACTGCCTACTCCACCGCCTATTCCCGTCTCCTGCTGCTCGCGCAGTCCGGGAAGCTCGGACAGATTACCTCTGTCGAGGCGACTGCCACGAGCCTAAGACCGATCATGGGCACCTCGGCTTCACAGGCATGGAACAGTCTTGCCTCATGGGGGCCTACGGTTCTGCTTCCGGTCTTCCAGCTGCTTGGGACTGCGTATCGAAAAAAAAGCATCGTTTCCAGATTGCTGCCGGGCAGAGACGCCTTCGACAGCTTCACAAAGATCGATTTCCTCTACGCAGACGCCGTTGCCTCTGTCAAGGTCGGCAAGGGCGTAAAATCCGAGGGTGAGCTGATCGTTTCGGGCACGAAGGCGTATATTTACGTCCCCGCTCCATGGTGGAAGACGGACTATTTCGAGGTGCGCTATGAGAATCCCGCCGATAATGCCAGATACTTCTATCAGCTGGACGGAGAAGGAATCCGTTATGAAATCGTGGCATTTTTAAAGGCGATTAAAACCGGAAAATCTTCAGAATATATCACACAGGAGGTTTCCAATGCAATCTGCGGCGTGATGGAGGACTTCTGCAGCCGGAAGGACTTTACAGAGCTTCTCTGA
- a CDS encoding polysaccharide pyruvyl transferase family protein, producing the protein MKRIGIVSYNIYGNFTNYGSALQSWALHQAVKAIPGFSPVLVDYCPEALKDMDPLQPMTKMWDAESRRMCELSLPDIRENYRKFECFYTERFERTKKKYIAANFDSVVSDERLDGFLCGSDTIFCMDEFGFDDGYYANFPSMRGNAVAYAASFGDPTLSEEALGILEKRLQNFRFLGLREAHLLPYVRAHCTVPVQRVLDPTLLFSAEKYDELAASERLEPEQYLLYYSRQHNPEMERYAETLAAKNGWKLAEISLRYDNAGKGHRMLYRAGVEEFLSLVKNAEYVVTNSYHGMIFAVLYQKPFTVFHREQCCNKITELLRLLGLSDRSCRTGSEKPAPQIDYEAVSQRIRTSRILSLRFLRKELEIFQR; encoded by the coding sequence ATGAAGAGGATCGGCATCGTTTCTTATAATATATACGGAAATTTCACGAACTACGGCTCCGCGCTCCAGTCATGGGCTCTGCATCAGGCGGTCAAAGCCATTCCCGGCTTCTCTCCGGTGCTGGTTGACTACTGCCCGGAGGCGCTGAAGGATATGGATCCCCTGCAGCCGATGACAAAGATGTGGGATGCGGAATCGAGGAGGATGTGCGAGCTCTCCCTGCCCGACATTCGGGAAAACTACCGTAAATTCGAGTGCTTCTATACGGAACGCTTCGAAAGAACGAAGAAAAAATATATTGCGGCAAATTTCGATTCGGTCGTTTCGGATGAGAGGCTGGACGGTTTTCTCTGCGGGAGCGATACGATTTTCTGCATGGATGAATTCGGTTTTGACGACGGATATTATGCTAACTTTCCTTCCATGCGCGGAAATGCGGTTGCCTACGCCGCAAGCTTCGGAGACCCTACCCTATCAGAGGAAGCCCTCGGCATTCTCGAGAAAAGGCTGCAAAACTTCCGTTTTCTCGGGCTGCGTGAGGCGCATTTGCTCCCTTATGTGCGCGCGCACTGCACTGTCCCGGTGCAGAGAGTTCTCGATCCTACTCTCCTGTTTTCTGCGGAAAAATATGACGAGCTGGCGGCATCGGAGCGTCTCGAGCCGGAGCAGTATCTCCTGTACTATTCCAGACAGCACAATCCCGAGATGGAACGCTATGCCGAGACGCTGGCTGCGAAAAACGGATGGAAGCTGGCAGAGATCAGCCTGCGCTATGACAATGCGGGAAAGGGACATCGTATGCTGTACCGTGCGGGTGTCGAGGAATTTCTTTCCCTCGTAAAAAATGCGGAATACGTCGTCACCAACTCCTATCACGGCATGATATTCGCAGTGCTGTATCAGAAGCCCTTCACAGTTTTTCACAGAGAACAGTGCTGCAACAAAATCACAGAGCTGCTCCGCCTTCTCGGGCTTTCGGATCGGAGCTGCCGCACAGGCAGCGAGAAGCCGGCTCCGCAAATCGACTACGAAGCCGTTTCTCAGAGAATCCGCACGTCGAGAATTCTCTCTCTCCGCTTCCTGCGTAAAGAGCTTGAAATATTTCAGAGGTAG
- a CDS encoding MarR family transcriptional regulator, whose protein sequence is MSDIDDIYEDCREKCDVIFFSGELGYHYIMHKFPDIRIPCAFTAYEPIDVLSILLNFQIEHPETPLHRVFCDFLTATNHYMEVPQYLPAERCPVFYTDTRYDYRHITGFAKELWDSGRIDMILTRSINNLKRLEALNIPCIGVFPSAEMIRKSIRTALNELRLNTIQEKEELNILIRLPFSEEIEQEEQEYREATVYKLLADYRKAKHLHFSIDQGFNQFELHAQVPQDTDSVEFLRPILLDFRKKLSFPFRIGAGIGSSRERSRYFSEHALLEANRYGRNDAFFVGEEGVVTGPLSAETKLIYNYSNEKALEFARVQGINETNILKLISMFQQDAAQLLSSQNISKLLGITPRSASRILSKLLELGIVRLADPSEHGRAGHQGRPTYYFHFNKDAFAAALL, encoded by the coding sequence ATGAGCGATATCGACGATATCTATGAGGACTGCCGCGAAAAATGCGATGTCATCTTCTTCTCCGGAGAACTGGGCTACCACTATATCATGCATAAATTCCCGGATATCCGCATTCCCTGCGCGTTCACCGCCTATGAACCGATCGATGTGCTCTCGATCCTGCTGAATTTCCAGATCGAGCATCCGGAGACGCCGCTGCACCGCGTCTTCTGCGATTTCCTGACCGCCACCAATCATTATATGGAGGTGCCGCAGTATCTCCCGGCAGAGCGCTGTCCGGTCTTCTATACGGATACCCGCTATGATTACCGGCATATCACGGGCTTCGCAAAGGAGCTCTGGGACAGCGGGCGGATCGACATGATCCTGACGAGGAGCATCAACAACCTGAAACGGCTCGAGGCGCTGAATATCCCCTGTATCGGCGTCTTCCCCTCCGCGGAGATGATCCGCAAGTCGATTCGTACCGCGCTGAACGAGCTTCGGCTGAATACGATTCAGGAGAAGGAGGAGCTGAATATCCTGATCCGTCTCCCCTTCTCGGAGGAGATCGAACAGGAGGAGCAGGAATACCGCGAGGCGACCGTCTACAAGCTCCTCGCCGATTACCGCAAGGCGAAGCATCTGCATTTCTCGATCGATCAGGGCTTCAACCAGTTCGAGCTGCATGCGCAGGTGCCGCAGGATACGGACAGCGTAGAGTTTCTGCGCCCGATCCTGCTGGATTTCCGAAAGAAGCTGAGCTTCCCGTTCCGCATCGGCGCAGGCATCGGCTCCTCCCGGGAGCGGAGCCGCTATTTCTCGGAGCATGCACTGCTGGAGGCGAACCGCTATGGAAGAAACGATGCCTTCTTCGTCGGCGAGGAGGGCGTCGTCACCGGTCCGCTCTCTGCGGAGACAAAGCTGATTTACAACTATTCCAATGAGAAGGCACTGGAATTCGCCCGGGTGCAGGGCATCAATGAGACCAATATCCTGAAGCTCATCAGCATGTTCCAGCAGGATGCCGCGCAGCTCCTGAGCTCGCAGAATATCTCGAAGCTGCTCGGCATCACGCCGCGCTCTGCGAGCCGCATCCTCTCGAAGCTGCTGGAGCTCGGGATCGTCCGCCTCGCCGACCCCTCCGAGCATGGAAGGGCAGGTCATCAGGGCAGACCGACCTATTATTTCCACTTCAACAAAGACGCATTCGCAGCCGCGCTGCTGTAA
- a CDS encoding Coenzyme F420 hydrogenase/dehydrogenase, beta subunit C-terminal domain encodes MNLFHTEKKYVFGGYHRDPLLRYESTSGGAFTAIAETFCDENYIIFGAEAKGLTVFHSFISNKGELQRFRKSKYSQSRMGSCYRDCKTFLEAGKKVLFSGTPCQVAGLRQFLRLSHTDTAALLTVEVVCEGVPSPLYMEKYQDALFQKYHQKIEQLDYRYTGARFFGRGKWDFEALKVITSKIHHEGKWDFQSMRTKLISQPKQIILDRWFNPFWSIWLNHLMSRPSCYECPFARQERTADITLGDLWGVHLYCPELYGNNFGSSLILANSPKGISLLKKARSRLYGHPLDFTEALRYQSPLRKPIDRNPDRAHFMQDLRSGMSYAAINRKWAKKPGFRLLWQKYIWGNQQKINVWYLKNRLFRKGDRVKNA; translated from the coding sequence TTGAACCTGTTTCATACTGAAAAAAAATATGTTTTCGGCGGGTATCACCGAGATCCTCTGCTGCGATACGAAAGCACCTCCGGAGGCGCTTTCACTGCTATCGCGGAGACCTTCTGCGATGAAAACTATATCATATTCGGCGCAGAAGCGAAGGGGCTTACTGTCTTCCACAGCTTTATCTCGAACAAGGGAGAGCTGCAGCGCTTCCGAAAGTCGAAGTACTCGCAGAGCAGGATGGGAAGCTGCTACCGTGACTGCAAGACCTTCTTAGAGGCAGGAAAAAAGGTCCTCTTCTCCGGTACGCCCTGTCAGGTCGCAGGACTAAGGCAGTTTCTCCGTCTCAGTCATACCGATACTGCCGCTCTTCTCACCGTAGAGGTGGTCTGCGAGGGTGTCCCCAGTCCGCTCTACATGGAGAAGTATCAGGACGCTCTGTTTCAGAAATATCACCAGAAGATCGAACAGCTGGATTACAGGTATACCGGAGCCCGTTTTTTCGGGCGGGGGAAGTGGGATTTCGAAGCCCTGAAGGTTATCACCTCCAAAATTCACCATGAGGGGAAATGGGATTTTCAAAGTATGCGCACCAAGCTGATATCTCAGCCGAAGCAGATCATTCTCGACCGCTGGTTCAATCCCTTCTGGTCGATCTGGCTGAACCACCTCATGAGCAGACCCTCCTGCTATGAATGCCCCTTCGCGAGACAGGAACGGACTGCCGACATTACACTGGGAGATCTCTGGGGCGTACATCTCTACTGCCCCGAGCTGTACGGAAACAACTTCGGTTCCTCCCTGATCTTAGCAAACAGCCCGAAGGGGATTTCCCTCCTGAAAAAAGCCCGGAGCAGGCTCTATGGGCATCCACTGGACTTCACAGAAGCATTGAGATATCAGTCTCCTCTGCGGAAGCCGATCGACAGAAATCCTGACAGGGCGCATTTCATGCAGGATCTGAGGAGCGGTATGAGCTATGCGGCAATCAACAGAAAATGGGCGAAGAAGCCCGGCTTCAGGCTGCTCTGGCAAAAGTATATCTGGGGCAACCAGCAGAAGATCAACGTCTGGTATTTGAAGAACAGGCTATTCAGAAAGGGGGATCGCGTAAAAAATGCTTAA
- a CDS encoding 4Fe-4S binding protein — MQKNAEGFAYPCIDEVLCIGCRLCIRVCPLKAASEALSPLSES, encoded by the coding sequence ATGCAAAAAAATGCAGAGGGCTTCGCCTATCCCTGTATCGACGAAGTGCTCTGCATCGGCTGTCGGCTCTGCATCAGGGTCTGTCCTCTGAAAGCAGCGTCCGAAGCCCTGTCTCCTCTGTCAGAATCTTAG
- a CDS encoding pyridoxal-phosphate-dependent aminotransferase family protein — MLNFTVGPVMSSELVRQIGAEQIPYFRTPEFSSVMKENENLILRYSRAPEGSRAVFLTCSGTGSMEAVVMNCFDQTDKLLVIDGGSFGHRFAELCRIHEIPFEPLQLAPGQALSEELLYSYDGRDFTGLLVNIDETSTGVLYDAAMLGEFCRKNRLFYVCDCVSSFLADDFDMAACGANVMISSAQKALACPPGISVIVLDRAGLCRVEGQRVKSMYFDLRAALRDAARGQTPFTPAVGTLLQIHARLLEIEALGGIEAELDRVAALAEDFRTRIRELPLEPFAEAPANGVTALHPRYGNAYTIFTVLKDEYGIWVCPNGGELQDHIFRVGHLGNLSKDDNAALVASLKDLQRRGIL; from the coding sequence ATGCTTAATTTCACAGTTGGTCCGGTCATGTCCTCCGAGCTTGTCCGGCAAATCGGCGCGGAACAGATTCCCTATTTCAGAACGCCGGAATTCTCTTCCGTTATGAAAGAGAACGAGAATCTCATCCTGCGCTACTCCAGAGCGCCTGAGGGCTCCCGGGCGGTATTCCTGACCTGCTCCGGCACCGGCTCCATGGAGGCGGTCGTGATGAACTGCTTCGACCAGACAGATAAGCTGCTTGTCATCGACGGCGGCAGCTTCGGACACAGATTCGCAGAGCTGTGCCGGATTCACGAGATTCCCTTCGAGCCGCTGCAGCTCGCCCCCGGACAGGCGCTGTCAGAGGAGCTGCTTTATTCCTATGACGGACGGGACTTCACGGGGCTGCTCGTCAATATCGATGAAACCTCCACCGGGGTGCTCTATGACGCCGCCATGCTCGGGGAATTCTGCCGGAAAAACCGGCTCTTCTATGTCTGCGACTGCGTTTCCTCTTTCCTGGCGGATGACTTCGATATGGCAGCCTGCGGCGCAAATGTTATGATCAGCAGCGCACAGAAGGCGCTCGCCTGTCCTCCCGGGATCTCCGTCATTGTGCTGGATCGCGCCGGTCTATGCCGTGTCGAAGGGCAGCGCGTAAAAAGCATGTATTTTGATCTCCGCGCCGCCCTTCGGGATGCGGCGCGCGGACAGACGCCCTTTACCCCGGCAGTCGGCACGCTGCTCCAGATTCATGCCCGGCTTCTGGAAATCGAAGCGCTGGGGGGAATCGAAGCGGAGCTTGACAGAGTCGCCGCTCTGGCGGAGGACTTCCGTACACGGATCAGAGAGCTGCCGCTGGAGCCATTCGCAGAAGCGCCCGCCAACGGCGTCACTGCGCTTCATCCGCGCTACGGCAATGCGTACACGATATTCACGGTTCTAAAGGATGAATACGGGATCTGGGTCTGTCCCAATGGCGGAGAGCTGCAGGATCATATTTTCAGGGTGGGACATCTCGGGAATCTCAGCAAAGATGACAATGCTGCTTTGGTTGCTTCATTGAAAGATCTGCAAAGAAGGGGGATTCTATGA
- a CDS encoding flagellin N-terminal helical domain-containing protein, producing MIIQHNIAAVNAYRNLSVNKDNLSKNLEKLSSGYRINRSADDAAGLAISEQMRSKINGLDQATANAKDAIGLIQTTEGALTETHSMLQRMKTLATQAANGTYNDEARSAIGKEVAALSEEIDRIASTTDYNGIKPIASGASKMQMQVGPTSGETLDIPGADMGVSALSIKSLAVSSVSAANGSITKIETAINKVSEHRASLGAAQNRLEHTINNLKTTSENMTAAEARIRDTDMAKEIASYTKNNILNQAAQAMLAQANQQPQGVLSLLQ from the coding sequence ATGATTATTCAGCACAATATCGCAGCAGTCAACGCGTACAGAAATCTTTCTGTTAACAAGGACAATCTGAGCAAGAACCTCGAGAAGCTGTCTTCCGGCTACCGGATCAACCGTTCCGCAGACGATGCCGCAGGGCTCGCGATCTCCGAGCAGATGCGTTCGAAGATCAACGGACTTGATCAGGCAACCGCCAATGCGAAGGACGCGATCGGCCTGATCCAGACGACAGAGGGCGCTCTGACCGAGACCCATTCCATGCTGCAGAGAATGAAGACGCTGGCAACGCAGGCTGCGAACGGCACCTACAATGATGAGGCTAGATCGGCAATCGGTAAGGAGGTTGCGGCTCTTTCGGAGGAGATCGACAGAATCGCGTCGACGACCGACTACAACGGGATCAAGCCGATTGCTTCCGGCGCTTCCAAAATGCAGATGCAGGTAGGTCCGACTTCAGGAGAGACCTTGGATATTCCGGGAGCGGACATGGGTGTCAGCGCACTCTCCATCAAGTCGCTCGCTGTTTCTAGTGTCAGCGCGGCAAACGGATCTATCACCAAGATCGAAACGGCGATCAATAAGGTTTCCGAGCACAGAGCTTCGCTCGGTGCCGCACAGAACCGTCTGGAGCACACGATCAACAACCTGAAGACCACCAGCGAGAACATGACCGCTGCCGAGGCACGCATCCGTGATACGGATATGGCGAAGGAGATCGCATCCTACACCAAGAACAACATCCTCAACCAGGCAGCGCAGGCTATGCTCGCACAGGCTAACCAGCAGCCGCAGGGAGTGCTGTCTCTTCTCCAGTAA